The following nucleotide sequence is from Vanrija pseudolonga chromosome 4, complete sequence.
GTCCTCGTTACTCTCTGCCTGCACGTTCCTACATTCAATTCAGTGCCAAGCTCTCGTTTGCACAAAGCCGTTCGCTGACTCACCTGAGTGTGATGGAGAAGTGGTTTCCCTTGAGCATGCCCAACTCCAGAAACTTTGAAGAGTAGGCGAGGTCACCGATGCGAGTTCCTCGCTCTCCACGCTCAGTGAcagcggcctcctcggtgcGCCTGCCATTCTTGACGCTATTGACAGACCTCCAGACAGATTGGAGAGTGTTGTTGCCCCGCTTCAAGCAGACACGCTGAACGGTGACTGCCCGTTTGTCCTTTGTTCCACAGACCGTCAGATCCTTGATGTGCACACCAAGCATGCGGCTGAGGTGGCCCAGGCAGTCCTGGGTTTCTCGGTTCGTCTTGTGGAGTGTGAAGTGAATGTACTGAGGTAACTTTGGCCGACGTGCTGGATGTGGTCAGTACTTGGCGCTTCAGATGGAGCAGTGTCATGCTTACGCTTGCGCTCCtgacgaccacctcggctaGACCACTTGATCACGAGGCGCTGGCCCGTGGCCTCGTCACCGCGGGCTGTTGTGTCCCAGAGTCCATTGAAGAGGTCACGAACCGCCTTGTGGGCAGCGGACCGTTCCTCCTTGCTCGCAATAACCTGTGATTAATTAACACAGAGGACTCGACAAGGATATCGTTACTCACCTGCGAAATGACCTCACGGGAGTCGTCGATCTGCCTCGAGTTGCCTGGGTGGCCACctccacggccacggccgcggTCACGCCCTTGCTGGCGCTTGGAGCCGGCCTGGGAGGTCGaggcctcggcctgggcgtTGAGAGCTATTTCCTCTTCCGTCGACTGCTCTGCTTGATGCGTCTGCCTTGAACCCCATCCCGCATCCTGCTTGGGGCGAGGGAAGCGCCCGTCCAGGAGCAGCTCGTGAAGAGAGACGATTGTGCTGTCGCTGAAATGCTGTCGAAGCAATGGCGTCACTGAGGCTGGCCACTGAGGATGGGCATCAAAGATGAGGTTGGAAGGTAGATCAATTGGTGCCTCGCCCGTCGCTACAGCGGCTGGTGGGGGGGCCACGGCTTggttctcctcctcctcgtctttgGGTTCTTCAGGCTTGCCGATGTCATGGAGATGAAGGATATCTCCAGCAAGGGAGATCTCGTTCACAAGGAAATCTGTAAACCTGCAGCGTTAGAACCTGGCCCTTTGCTTCGGCCTCACCTCTGTTTGATAACGCCCTTCACTCCCGTGAAGTCTGCGTTCCCGGCAAAGTTGATGATGCCGACTTCGGGTTCGCCGATGAAGCCGCGCCTCGCTTCCAGATCCACAGTCTTGCCAGTCACAAACTGCAATGATGGGGGAAGCTCTGGCACCTTGGGCTTGAGACCGAGTCGCGACACCGCTGGAGGGACGCCCGATGGTGGCCTCGTCAAGTGCGCGGGAGTGACTGAAGGGGCATCCTGGGGGGCCTggggcgcgtcgtcgcgcgcctttTTGGCAGGACGGTCGGTGTCTTGCTCTTCTCTAGGTCGCTTGGCCTCTATCTCTGACGGTGGGGCCGTTGAGGACATTGCTTGTGGTTGAATGTCGTCCAAGGTTGTTGATATGGATGACGACTGGTCCCAAATTATTCTCCCAAGCGGTCAGTTCGCACCTGGCTGCCTGACGTTGTTGAAACATTGTGTCACGTGATTCAGGCACGGGTGGAGGCTCTTGTGAGTGAGTTGGCGGAGAGCGATGACAACGAAGAttggggaggtggtggacaGAACAACCAGGACACATTGCACTCATAGCCACtcacgtcggcgtcatcaGAGGCTGACATGGGCACTACAAGCCGGTTCAAGAAGGGAAGGAAGTCTATCTTTCAGCGTCTCGCGAGCACCTCTGTCTGGACGGTCTCATCTCGTGGTTCACCCTCCCcttcgcgctcgtcgtcgttgtacAAGTCATGACCCACCTCGTCCGAGCACCGACTGCAGAGCTAGATGTAGACAATGCACGGCTTGGTCTCAGATTCAGCGCGGGGCCACGCATCGGGAACTGTTTATCATCCTTCTTTGGCGGCTTTCCGTGATCGGGGCGACCTGCGTGGAGTTGACTGCCTCATTGCCTGCTCGTGTCTGTCGGCCCCTTGCAGCGATGAGCCGACATCGCATgacttgcgcgcgcgccgctcgttgccgccgtcgacgcatCTCCAGTGAGCAAGCAGTGAACGGCTCTCGGACATGATGCCCCGCGTCCTCGCACACGACACAACACACACGACAGGACACGCCCGCCGAATCCACCGATTCCGCCGGCACGGGCCTTGTGACCCTTACTGTCCGTGAATTCCATGATACCGGCAATTCCCAGGCCGAAAAGCGAACCTGTCACCTGAGTTATTGAACGCCGACCCGAGCAGTATGCCAGCGATTCGATTAGGAACATGGCCTAATGCTAATGCATTAGCATTTGGGGATTGTGACGTGGATGTGACAAGGTACTGACAGACAGCATGACCAGACAACACATAGGTACAGGCGACGTTGGCTTACACTCATGAGAAGCAGAGGCGACTATGCCAGAAgcatcgtcatcatcatcagcaccaccagcagcacggTGCAGGTGACACACGGACGGTTGATGGGCGTGCGAGACGACAACACCGGCAACTCCAGAGCCAGCTGGGTTGCAAGTCTGGTTGCCTAATAGCACCTTGATGCGGCGGCTTGCTTGGCTTTAGAAGCTACGAGTCGATTCAAGGTCTTATGGGACCCGAAGTGTATTACAGACCCGTCGGACGCGGGTGTTTGGCCGATTAAAACCACCCAATGACGACGGCCGCACTTGGGACAAACTGGGCCCACTGTGGGCGGCGCCGATCATGCGTAGCAGTGCGTTCGGCAGTCGAGTTTGAATTCCGGTGCACGCGATGGTGGTCTCGCGTTGTGAGTGGGCAGCGGGGCAGAGAAGTCATGACAGGGCAAAAAGTCGAGAGtgagcccgccgccgcatcaggagagagagagagagaggtgGCCGGCCGGTTGCCGGGTGCTAGTCGTAGCCGGGCCtaggcgggcgggcgccCAATTCCAGCACCAACTCCCACTCATCCGACCTACCTTGGGTCCAGCTGTCGTGGTGCCGACCGGCCCAACTTTGGCGCGCATCCCCTCCTCCCATCGCATATAAAGATACTAGGCCGGCCAGCCCTACCCCCTCTTCCTGCACCACACCCCATCACCACACCCAGCACTTTACGCTAGGTATCTACTGCCCCATCACACCTAGACCACCCAAAACTACTTGAAACAATGTcccaggccgaggtcaaggcattccaggacgaggtcaaggcctTCGAGGCCTTTGCCAAGGTGAGTAGTCACCGCacacggccgcgtcgtcgctccccCTGGTGGTCCTTGCTAGAGGCTagaggtggtggtcgtgaTTGAGTTACCCATTGCAATCGATGTGCAACGAGGCCCACATTGTTCGTGCAATGAGCCGTAATCACAATCCCCACCCTACGTCTCCCTCCATCTCGGAGGGCGGACGCCACCTCGGAATGGCCACATCGGGAGCCGACAGCCTTGTCGGAACCAGACAAAGAAGCTTGTTACTGACCCTTGTCCCAGCAACCTCGTTTCGCTCGCACGGTCCGCCCCTACTCGGCTGCCGATGTCGTCTCGAAGCGCGGCACTCTCCCCATCGCCTACCCTTCGGACGTCCAGGCCAAGAAGCTCTACAAGCTCCTCGAGTCCAAGGCTcgcggcgagggtggtggCTGCACGGCCACCTACGGCGCCCTCGACCCTGTCCAGCTCACCCAGATGGCCAAGCACCTCGAGACCGTCTACGTCTCGGGATGGcagtgctcgtcgaccgcgtccaGCTCGCTTGAGCCCGGACCTGATCTTGCCGACTACCCCTCCAACACCGTCCCCAACAAGGTCGCCCAGCTCTTCACCGCCCAGCTCTACCACGACAGGAAGCAGCGTTTCACTCGCACCAGCGCcatcgccaagggcgagaacCCCGGCCCCGCCATCGACTACCTCCGCCCC
It contains:
- the PUS7 gene encoding Pseudouridylate synthase 7, translated to MSSTAPPSEIEAKRPREEQDTDRPAKKARDDAPQAPQDAPSVTPAHLTRPPSGVPPAVSRLGLKPKVPELPPSLQFVTGKTVDLEARRGFIGEPEVGIINFAGNADFTGVKGVIKQRFTDFLVNEISLAGDILHLHDIGKPEEPKDEEEENQAVAPPPAAVATGEAPIDLPSNLIFDAHPQWPASVTPLLRQHFSDSTIVSLHELLLDGRFPRPKQDAGWGSRQTHQAEQSTEEEIALNAQAEASTSQAGSKRQQGRDRGRGRGGGHPGNSRQIDDSREVISQVIASKEERSAAHKAVRDLFNGLWDTTARGDEATGQRLVIKWSSRGGRQERKPRRPKLPQYIHFTLHKTNRETQDCLGHLSRMLGVHIKDLTVCGTKDKRAVTVQRVCLKRGNNTLQSVWRSVNSVKNGRRTEEAAVTERGERGTRIGDLAYSSKFLELGMLKGNHFSITLRNVQAESNEDIDSAMSSIRDNGFINYFGMQRFGTSTVPTHITGLLLLQQKWGEAIDTILSLREGEHPDCVRARLAWLEDQDVSKALEIMPRRSVAERAIWTHWQKGNRTQDKVGALGSIPRNLRTIYVHAYQSYIWNLMASERIKLSNKSPIVGDLVFVDGSDDRDDDESKPDASSSRDVKHLTEADVGDYTLLDIILPLPGWNVEYPGGAIGDLYRAALKADGLDADRMRRDQREYSLPGSYRKLIHKPTNVAWDHIRYTDPDLPLVQADEDRILGLNTPVDNDPEGKFQALRLSWTLGTSSYATMALREITRQETSTWHQIGLTLENEDQEHKKETGQE